Genomic window (Arachis hypogaea cultivar Tifrunner chromosome 13, arahy.Tifrunner.gnm2.J5K5, whole genome shotgun sequence):
GTTGGAGTTGGCTACAGGGTCGGTTATAGTGTCAATTACGGAGCTCGTGTTAATTTAATTTCACTGTAATAATCATACCTTAATCTTCCCAAGCAGCCACTTCATCAGCTTCGTCTTCTCGCAAACTAACTCTGCCACTGCCGGCTTCACTTCGATCAGATTCTCTATCGTTGCGAGCGTCGCGTAAACTGCGGCAGAATCGTCGGGATCAGAATCGTTGAGCCGATGGAGATTCTGCACCAGGAGCTCGAGAACACTGTTCTCTATCAAAGCATCAACTAAAACCTTAGCCGGTTCATCGTTGTCATCGAGGACATCCTCGTCAGTGAGGTCCTGGAGGAGCTGAACGACGTCGATGGCGATGTCAGTGTTGTCATGGTTGAGGAGGTCGACGATGGAGGGGACGACGTTGAGCGCGACAAGGTCAGGGTAGAGCTCAGGGGCTCCGGCGAGGATCTTCAGTTTCTGAAGCTCCTCGTGGAGGTCCAGTTCCGAATCGGCGAATCGGTCTGGTTGATTCGAGTACTTGAGGCGGGCCTCGATGTTCTCCTTGAGGCGGCGCTCGAAGGCGAGGACAAGCTTCTTTAGGGTTCGGAGGTCGAGGGCTTCCACGGCGTTCTGCGATTTCTCTATTGCTTCGAGAAGGGAGAGATCGACGTTGTTGTCAGCGACAGTGCCGTTGGACGTTAACGCGGGTGGTGGTTGTGGCGGTGAAATGGCGTCGTCGTACTTGCGTTTGGAGGAGTGGTTGCGCGTGTTTGCTGGCTCCATTGTTGTTTACGGAGCTGAGGTATGGGACTGTGAACTGAAAAGGTGAAAACTGAAAACCCTAACCTTATGCAAGTAATGGTCCTAAGCTTGGTCTGCAAACAATTGTTGCAAAAAGAAATAAAACGTGAACGGCAGGATTCGAACCTGCGCGGGCAAAGCCCACATGATTTCTAGTCATGCCCGATAACCACTCCGGCACGTTCACTTTGTTATTTAATCAAAAGAAACATTTTTATTATCTAACATTAAAAACCCTAATGATTtctgataaataattttaatacagCCAAAGACAAGAAGATGCGGCTGCAAATTCAGATAAGTCCAGAGATTTCGAATCTGTTTTACATGTGGTGATATCCACACCGTTTACTCGATCTGTTGATATCCATTTGTCCCACTCCATGTGCATATATCTCAGGTCGCAACAATCTTATTAGATTAAGTTTACAGAAAAGAGTCCCTTCATAATTTATAAACCTCAATTTGTTTACTTcacttaattagtttaattttcaccTTGATGAATTTCTATTGACAATCTATCATCACCTGAtggataataatataaattatttttattttttgacattTTTGAAATGATCCATTtgtcaatttaatattttaaaaacatttttaacatttttagttTTGCTGGCACCGCTAGCTAAAAACGTGGACCCTTGAAATTATCGGCCAAATCGTGCGTTCTATCAGTTTCGAGTCGAGTTTCAACTCAAGCATATATAAAAGCAGCACATACAAAGCATGACACTCTCCAAACTCCAAAGCTTGAAGCTTTACTCAAAATATTATATACTGTCTGGTCTGTAGCTCTTATCTGATTAGCAGGCATGGCTTCCAAACGGGTTCTGCTGCTTTGTGGTGACTACATGGAAGACTATGAAGTAAGCTTCTTATCATCGTCATCTTCCTTCACTCACTTACGTGTCATTCTCAGTTCTTTATGAATGCAGGCCATGGTCCCCTTCCAAGCGCTGCAAGCCTATGGTCTAACCGTCGACGCCGTTTGTCCTGGCAAGAAAGCCGGAGATGTTTGCCGGACCGCAGTTCACCAGCTCTCCGGTCACCAggtctctctctatctctcttgcTATTTATGTTCTTGCGTCCTGTTTCACTTCAAAAATATGTGATTGGGGTTTCTGTTTGGATTTGATTTGGGATTCAACTCTTATGATTAGAATTTATTGCTGATGATTAAGGTTCTAGTTTTAATTGATTGCCTATTAAGCTGCCGTGTTTAGGAGAGGCGAAGGGATGAGTTTATAAGAATGAGATTGCAGCTTAGAATACCCGCAACTGAAAGGGGTTTTTTTGCATGTGAAGATTCTGTACAGTATTTTGAAAATGGATTTCATATTCTTTATGTTTAGATGCAAAGAGGTTTTGTTTATGAATCCAATTATTGAGCTTTGCATGTAGAGTTTTCATGTTGTTGAGGGTGTTACATATTGGCTGGTTTCAGACTTATTCTGAGACACGTGGTCACAATTTCGCCCTCAATGCAACGTTTGCTGAAATTGATGCTGCAAACTATGACGGGCTGCTGTTACCGGGTGGAAGAGCGCCAGAGTATCTTGCTCATGATCCTCTTGTTGTAGCACTGGTGATCAAGTTTTTCAGTTCTGGAAAAGCACTTGCTTCCATTTGCCACGGACAGTTGATTCTGGCGGCTGCAGGTGTAGCTAAAGATCGCAAGTGCACCGCTTTTCCTCCTGTTAAACCGGCATTGGTTGCCTCCGGTGCTCATTGGGTTGAACCAGACACCATGGCAGCAACAGTGGTGGATGGTAATCTCATTACTGCCGCCACGTATGAAGGGCACCCTGAATTTATTCAGCACTTTGTGAAGGCACTAGGAGGCAACATAAGTGGCTCCAACAAAAAAATCCTCTTTCTTTGTGGGGTACGTTCAAATGATTTTCAGGCACACAACTAACAGGGACTTAGTACTAAGGGTTTTAGGTCTTCGTGTTTCATACAGTAAACATTTCATCTTTATTTGTAATATTGATGAAGATATGTTTTAAcaattctaaatttctaattgcAGGATTACATGGAGGATTATGAGGTGACTGTTCCTTTTCAGTCGCTTCAGGCATTAGGGTGCCAAGTTGATGCAGTTTGCCCCAAAAAGAAGACCGGTGAAACTTGCCCAACAGCTATTCATGATTTTGAAGGTGATCAAACTTACAGTGAGAAGCCAGGACATGATTTTGCTTTGAATGCAACCTATGATGATGTGAATGCTTCAAGCTATGATGCTCTAGTCATTCCTGGAGGTCGTGCACCTGAGTATTTGGCACTTAATGAATCTGTCATTGCATTAGTGAAGCATTTTATGGAAAGCAAGAAGCCAGTGGCATCCATCTGCCATGGCCAACAGATTTTAGCTGCTGCAGATGTGCTCAAGGTACTCTCAGATCATGTTTGATATATTTCACACTTGTTTCTCAACGAGCTGTGTAGGCGAAACTTGTGCAGTGTCTACAttgattttattttctcaaattagCATGATGTAAACTGTTCACATTAATTTGTTGACGCTTTAAACACAATTAAAGTTGGGGAGATAACCTTTTTGCAACTTGTGTGAATAGGTCTTTGTGTGTGCTTAGTGGCATGTATATTGATTTTTAGCAATTCACAATCATGGCACAGCTTGGTTGCACTTCATTTCTGTGTGCTTTTCTCCTTTTTGTGAAAGTCATAACTACGGTTCTCTTTAGTGGATGAGCTACTTCTGAATTTGTTCATATTGGAGGCAGGACTGGATACACTGAGTCACTGATCAATTAGTTACTAAGGTTGCGTTGTGTTTGGTGTAAAAGGTACTAGACTGAGTCATCAGtattatgtttaatttaaaataaatatggaGATTGGAGGATAGATTCGGAATTTGAAAAGttaaattaagatattttttagaagaaatattattaaagtttcaatctctatctccaaaatttcagtCCTCTGTGTCCCCACTTTCTGGAAATACTGAAAGGACTGACATTTTGGAAACGGAGATTAAAATTTTAGTCCCAGTCTTTGGCCACCAAACACAATATTGAGTCTCAGTCCTCCAGTCTCAATCTCAGTCCCTctaaccaaatgctacctaatgTACCATTAAAGAAATTAGATGTTAAATAGTAAATACGTAGGGCACTGAACAGATATGTTAACCCAAACAAAGTCTCAGGAAATTGCTTCTTTTGGCTAGTCTCTTGTGATCTACCTATTAACAAATTGGCAAAATCTTTGCTCTCTAGATGCACAAGTAATGGCCTTGTTGGAATGTATTCTACTTCTGCAGAActtccacaaaaaaaaaaaggaagaaaaaatacCCATtgctattattttcaaattttgctGGTTAATTTAACCCTGTCTTTATGTGATGCCATTGTATATGGGGTGCATGCCACAAGTTAACAATGAGGGTTTCTGTTGATGCGACAGGGAAGGAGATGCACTGCATATCCGGCAGTGAAGCTGAATGTGGTGCTGGGAGGAGCAATATGGCTGGAGCCTAACCCCATAAGCCGCTGCTTCACCGATGGAAATCTGGTTACCGGGGCAGCATGGCCAGGCCACCCTGAGTTCATTGCTAAGTTGATGGCACTACTTGGTATTCATGTCACTTTCTAATGTGATGTGATCTTTGAAGCTTTGCATATGCACTTCTTGTGTATTAAGGTATTGTATATGATGTGACTTATATGAGGGACTTGTACAAGGCTGGCTGAGAATGAGATCTCGTGTATCTGAATAAAAGTCTATCTTTTATGTGTAGATTTTATTAATATATCTTTGAGCAGGATATCTCCGGTGACAACCATGCAACGATTTCCTGCTACATCTTTCAGTACCAACATGTCTTGTTTTGCAACGATTGTTTCACATGTAAACTAACAGTTTTACCATTTTCTTCTAAATATGACAAATATTTCAATGTGCATAATGTGACCTCAACAATTAGATGGAAATTTTAACAATTTCCAACAATAATGAAATGTCATTTTACCCGACTCATTTTAAAAATGAGAAATACTCTATAGTGTATACATTTTTTTCTAGAGAAATGACATTTATATCATCATTCTTGGTGTATTTTTTCCCATCTATCACtttagagaaaataaaataaaattgttatgAAATTCCAATTTTGCGAATGTCAGTTTTTTAAGAGTGATATGTATaacaaaaatgtataaaaaattgtgtaaatataataaaatataatataatattaagagaaaaaaaatcctaaatgGTCCCTAACAATAACATCAAAAAACAAGGCCTCTAGAGAAAAAAAAGCCCTTTTTTGGTTTCTATCTTTTAACTCCGTTAGACAAGTTAGCCCCTCCATTAATAATTTTTCGCTAGAGTTAACTAACTATGAATACGTGGCACGATAAGTTAATGATGTGTCAGTTAAATGCCAACTTGGATGGGTAGATTAATGGGCCATCCAACCTGCCCCCTAAGAATTGTACTAAAAAGAGAAGATTCACTCCTGATGACATAAAAGTCCTCTTTCACTCTCTGGAATTACAGAAAATTCTAATCCTCTGTCTCAAAAAATTCGTTGACGACGCTTCACttggaggaagaagttggttccgATGGAACTATTGACGGCGCCGTAATGGAAGAACTGACTGTTGAGGTAAGCTTCGTTACTCTCTCTGCCAATGCATGTGTATGATCAaattgaatatatttttattcacatTCTCTGCCATTGAATATGTTTTGAAACCTATGATTTggagtataatttatatttaaattttgcaTGATGGGctgaatttatatttatatttatatatatatatgctctgTATATTTTGACCTTAAAGCTTATGTGTTTTGTTGATGCttccattttttattattcataaattTGCATTTTATTCTACTGCAATGCAATATTGCATTTTATCCATAAGTTTGCTTATTTCTTATTATTCATAAGCTTATTGTGTTTGTTTTGAATCTTATTTGCAATGCAATATTGTGTTTATTTCACCACACACTAGCTAGCACACAAAAATGTTCCATTGGTCATAGATTTTCATTAACTTATTGCatagttttatttaaatttttgcaagAGTTTAAACATGTATACCTTAAAATCATTTGGTGAATTTTAGATAAGTTGATATATAATTCACATTGACCTGCTTAATTAGACATGACTattgttacctagattatttttttatcaataataggcttaccattgtaattatttttttagtgggagtacataaagagtacatagtatataaggtgtaataactcaacaaatgtTTTCTAAggggatttttcattctcttcaacaatgagaagaacttatttctctccctctcttaatcccttctggttcatcaaaccatcaacatcacagcttgaacagTTTAGGGCATAAGATTTTcttcatggtgcggtgagcgtagAGAGCAACCAAGTTgtgaatcaattaaaaaaaacagaaaagctctgcatacaagccctaatgactTGTATGGTTTACAAGTTCATTAACAAATAAAACCCCAAAACGCGCTCCAAGGGTTACGTTGTATACACGCGCTATATAGAGATcccgcgtatatctaactaccaaatttaaaagatttgtttccttcttcgttttcgttatttgcagatttgctcgttcttcttctcgcgaaGCTTTCCCTGGTTTCttcgatcgttcttttccccTCCTTTCTCACTcgtttcttcttcctcatttacgttagttcctctctctgtaactccagcttcgttttctatttgattttttgttttctgaaatcaaagtttgaactcgttttgaagataatggatgattcaacctcagattgtcagctgaatccaggcgaagtggattatgaatttgaatttaacaaagttcttgaggtttgatttacataggattactatgaattttgttgcagtaatttgtatagcattgtgtaggtgaataattcgtgaacattgaATGTCAAAATAATGCATGAAGataaatctgtggattgaatgtaatgtattagttttgattaattatctggaatttatagcagacgatcaggtgtagatcagaacttttttgggtgtatttacagtttactgctttttatgttattttaactgagttgttgttgttcgggtgtattatatcagacatgattgggtgtgtttttagtttttgacatggtgtattctgcagcctgtgtatttacaatttatggcttttattgtcattttagttgagttgttgcggttcgggtgtattatatcagacatgattgggtgtatttttagtttttgacatggtgtattctgcagcctctctctgttgttgatgaccagtttgttccgaaggttggaatgacctttaccacccttgaagatgctggaaaattttacaggaactacgccaaggctgcaggtttttctacaagagttcggagcacaaataggaagggaaacgagattaagaatcaattgattacatgtagcagagagggaaaatagaaatctaaaatatctccgatcGAGAAGACtaatccgacagccggtttaaactgtcctgcaaaaatttatatacacacattgaaggatgttggtgcttggatcatttcaaaggttgtgttggatcattcacatccctgctgtccaagtaaagcagagatgctcaaacagcacagaaAACTAAcaatgtccattcgtcgtacaatagagaataacgaggaggccggtatcagaccaagcaaaacctaccaatcatttgttgcggctaccgggggtcaccgcgagttaaattttatcgaaaaggatgtgaggaattacattaccagggaagtgcggaatgtttccgaacaagaagatgcaaaggaattcgggaaatatttgttaagaatgaaagagaagaatcagaatttcttttttgagcttgaactcgaggaggatcaatcgattaagctggctttttgggccgatacaagaagtagagctgcctttgagtatttcggagacgttatttcatttgacaccacctacaatacaaacaggtaacaaactgcccctgtttatgatgctaaattaatgtatttttatgaatccgcagcagaggtgtatattgactattttttgggtgtatacgaagcatttgttgggtgtatctaatgattttgcattctgcactatggtaatttgtttcaggtataatttggtttatggttcttttgtcggggtgaatcaccatggtcagtcaacacttctcggatgctctttgatgaaaaacgaagaaattgaatcactcaaatggttatttcaatgttggcttcgttgcatgggaggaaacgctccgaaagggtttctcaccgatcaatgcgcatcaatgaaaagggctttagaggcctgtatgccaacaacaattcaccgttggtgtatttggcacatcatgaagaagataccaagcaaattaaacgggtacaagggacatgtagatattgaacaagaaatgagccaagttgtttggaactctcatagcaaagactcattcgataggaattggaatgattttctgctgaattttggtcttgtggacaacaagtggctttcaggtaatgtttgttAAAAATCTGCAGTAgagatgtaaattgcatgttttttcgggtgtattttatagtctgtgtttgggtgtattctgcagatctgtatgaagaccgtcatatatgggttcctatctatctggatcaccacttctgggcagggatgagaagcacacaaaggagcgagagcatgcattcattttttaacaagtttatcacccggaacagctcgcttattcagttcgtcaaacaatacgataattgcctcggaagccaggagcaagcagagagagaatcagatgctgcagatttttatacggtcataccgtgtgcaaccaaatcctccattgaagctcagtttcaagatgtgtacactcatcaaaagtttagggaagtccaagcgcaattcagaggaaaggcgaattgcattaccagattaacgaattccgctctaggctattcagtatacgaagtcggagaacaagtttccagctcaatattcaacaagtttgtggttacttacgactcagttgcagccgaggtaaaatgccaatgcttattattcgagtcgagagggatactgtgtcgtcacacactaagcgtgttaagctttgaacaagtaagccaagtgtcaccgagatatatactggaacgatggagcaataaggtaaagaggcgacacacacacatcaagagcagccacgacgagccactgttggagccaagaagcaagaggtttgaccaatttgtttttcgttcgcaaaatatttgcgaatttttATCCGAATcagaggagctgactgcaattctgcaccgtgcgtatgataacgtcatggctgagatggaatcattaaaagccaaaaggaaggggacatcttctttatcccacgaagacgccaacttggaatccgttaacgagcttcaaagcctgccaaggattcgaacaagaggacgtccaaaaaataggctaggttcaaagttggacaaacagattgcaaatgccacaaagaagaagaaaacgaaagttttaagcgaggtaaaagtaatgttctttaaatttgtggtgattgagtttatttttctcattaatagtttagctaatatgtgagtttcttatattcagataaacttgtttgatgctgcatcagtggtgcattcaacttccagccaatatcaaggacatgttatgaattatcagttcagggtaccaggagcaggggataactctttgggtgtatagttactgaatatgggtgtaaaagcactgttcttttgggtgtatttttgtgaattttcttGTGATTCACATTctacatatagatacatatatataatattagggttcagggttttagggtttacaggttaggggtaagggtttatgttttaagtgtttagggttcagggaTTTAGGCTCAAAGCATCAGGGGGGATAGATTTcagggtgtatattcaactttgtttgggtgtaaaaaatcgcaggttatgggtgtatatttgatttgatatttttcttcatattatagtacctgtaattcatatattttgaatacagcacagacagtttaacagcacagacagtttgggtgtatatttaagCAATCTTGGGTGTATATTAAACTTCCGTTGGGTGTAAAAGTTTAGAATTTGTGTTTAGATCTGCcttgatgttttccttcatattttaccacctgtaatacagagcttttgaatacagcacagacagtttaactatggaaaaaaatttcattgaatAGAAGTTGTTTATAAATGGCAAATTTTAcagcatttgttcaatttacaaactagctAGCAGTTAGATTACTTAGTTTCTATATCAGTAGAATTTATTTGACAAAATGGACTCAATAATACTGAGGATGGcttggacagtcttattgcattactCGCTTTAATTGCTTGATCTCTCTCTTTATTCATTTCACTTAACAGTATCTACGAAGCATATtctactctatagtggtccacctcgtcctacaattaaaaagtatattctgtttaaacaacaatattaattcagtaaagtaatacagagttatatagttttaaagacagttacctgtggccaattatcccattcatacttcgcccttttaatgttttcgggctcaattaactcaagccacttcataacgtaaatagcacagtcatagctgaaaacgaagaaaataaattacaaatctcatttaggaaagtttaatgttcagagtcacaaatttataccttgatTTTTGGCCTGAGATATTAACGTATGTTGGTTTAATTTCCAACTCATTCTCCTTTTTCTTCAGAGGTGCCCCGCCGGCATATGCTCTCATTCTTGaaattacatatcccttaaaaaataaaataaatcagtaatacacccgaatgaaatacacccaaaagagaaTACTTACACCCAAAGCAAAACATACATACACTTTATATTGAATTGAAATACACCTATCTATTAAAATAAAGAACACAGAgccaacttacagtgaatttattaagctGCTTTCTCTCATTGCTTGGAGCTTtcttgtgtagcgggtcaagtatataAAATCTTCGCTTTGTTGTATCAAtcacccataaccaccaatggCCTGAGTAGCAAAAGGTGCAAAAATATGAAGGATTGACACATttcaacagtgtgttattttatttggcatataagtaaagaacggtactaacaaattttacaaatgaaaacttacatatcGATGCGAAGTTAATTTATTTTGCATCTATGAAGGGAataaacattgggtagtcttccaccTTGAATTCTTTATTGGTTTAGGTGATATGAATTCCCCGTTTGGGTGCTTCGAAATGACCATGCTCTGCAACAATTGTGAAACAAcaaatgaaatactgaaaatacaCCCAAGTGAATACTTTAAATAAATCCAAATGActacacaacttacacccaattgaacgtaaaaaatacacccaaatgaatacaaAAACAGACCCGTTGATCAGAGAATATACACCCTAAGGAATACAGAAAATACAGCCAAAattcgtagaagtaacacttaccacaatatcaggggggagacagtatacttgttcttgaaaccttttatcatttttctggttgaggatgaggcacatggcagatacaatctagaaatatatgccgaaatcaatttacattaataaacatTGCAGTTAACTTTGGTGTtaaaacattaatgttattctaatattacctcagATTCTATATAACTTCTTGCCTGGAGCGATGCAAGGTGCATTCTATTCAAAATGTATTTATCTTGGGCAATCAGAGTGCACACGTTGTCAAACTCGTTAGTACTGCCATCTGCGTATGTCTTCACTCgcgtcccccagatgtagcacttctCTTTCATATCACCCGTATTCTGATTTATTCCcacaggagtttcaaacttcccAGAACTTTCTCCGCCAGTCTCcttttgaatttgtggacttttacTTTCTTCTTTCGCCGCACTGCTTGCTATTTTTTGTACCAAATCCTCTAATTGTTCTAGCAAATTTGCAGTTTCTGGAGTTTTTGCCCTGTCTGCCTCCTGCGTTGACGCTCCCTCCtgcgttgctgcttct
Coding sequences:
- the LOC140178024 gene encoding protein FAR-RED ELONGATED HYPOCOTYL 3-like, which gives rise to MRSTQRSESMHSFFNKFITRNSSLIQFVKQYDNCLGSQEQAERESDAADFYTVIPCATKSSIEAQFQDVYTHQKFREVQAQFRGKANCITRLTNSALGYSVYEVGEQVSSSIFNKFVVTYDSVAAEVKCQCLLFESRGILCRHTLSVLSFEQVSQVSPRYILERWSNKVKRRHTHIKSSHDEPLLEPRSKRFDQFVFRSQNICEFLSESEELTAILHRAYDNVMAEMESLKAKRKGTSSLSHEDANLESVNELQSLPRIRTRGRPKNRLGSKLDKQIANATKKKKTKVLSEINLFDAASVVHSTSSQYQGHVMNYQFRVPGAGDNSLGV
- the LOC112733795 gene encoding protein DJ-1 homolog D — protein: MASKRVLLLCGDYMEDYEAMVPFQALQAYGLTVDAVCPGKKAGDVCRTAVHQLSGHQTYSETRGHNFALNATFAEIDAANYDGLLLPGGRAPEYLAHDPLVVALVIKFFSSGKALASICHGQLILAAAGVAKDRKCTAFPPVKPALVASGAHWVEPDTMAATVVDGNLITAATYEGHPEFIQHFVKALGGNISGSNKKILFLCGDYMEDYEVTVPFQSLQALGCQVDAVCPKKKTGETCPTAIHDFEGDQTYSEKPGHDFALNATYDDVNASSYDALVIPGGRAPEYLALNESVIALVKHFMESKKPVASICHGQQILAAADVLKGRRCTAYPAVKLNVVLGGAIWLEPNPISRCFTDGNLVTGAAWPGHPEFIAKLMALLGIHVTF